The DNA sequence AGCTCTCCGGAAAAGAAGTGTATGTTCAGTACACCCGCAGACCATTCAGACCATCTTCTGAGGTAAAACAGGTGCTCTTCCATCATCAACTGGCTGATGTAGCTTGAGAGCTTGTCTCCGAAGAATGCCCTGTAGATCTTATAATTCTTAATGGTGGAGATATACTTGCTCTCTGTTGCCCCGATGAATGTGGTGTCCGTGATTATTTCGGGTGTCTTGCTGCCGCTGTATATGGCATAAACGTAATCTTCCACATTGTTTACGTGAGGGAGTTTTGATTCACGTTTCCAGTTCGTGGAGTGATCGCTGTAGGCAAGAATTCCGCCCATGGACTCTGCGTGCTGCACCTCTACCACGATTTCGTACACGCTCTGCCTCAGGTGAAGCATTTTCAGCATTGAAAGAAACCCATTTGATTTTCCGAGGTATTCAGCATAGAGGTCTATGTTGGCATGACCGGAATCTGCCTTTGAGAGGAGAATGTCTGATATCATCTTCCTCTGTGAGCTTATAAATCTGAACGGTTGGATATACACGCCATTTTCTATCAGTCCAGGGTCAAACACAATACTCTCCACTTCCTTGAGCATGGATGTATACTGTGATAGAAGGTCAAGGTGCTTTATATCATTGATTTCCCAGGTCTCATTGTTCAATTCTGCCCCGTTGGCCTTGAGTGCAGCAATGACTTCATCATGATTTTTCTCAGGGATCCTCTGCTCCGGCAGGAAAACCTTTATTGTGATCTTACTTTCAGTCGTCGCAAACGGTACAACTACGAAGCTAAGGCCATATTTCCTGCTCATTTCACTCGCACTGTCGTCAAAAACGCCTTTCATGAAGAGCTGTGAATCGAATACCTCATCAACGTCATCTACTTCCATGTATATCAGCAAATAATGTGCTGGTAAGATTATAATGTTTTGATTACTTTCATGGCTAAGGTGAATGTTTTACGATTTCATCACCCCACATTTACTCTCGCAATCGGTATAAGGAAACGCAGTTTGGTAATTGTTTTGACTGAAATCTGGCTCACTGTTGAACCTTTAAACTCTGTTTCCTCTCCTCACATCCTGACAAATCTTTTGTTAGTAAAGAATGAAAAATATTTAAGCTAACGCGACAATAATCATACATGCCTGTTTCTCCAATTGAATATAGATATGGAAGGAAGGAAGTCAAGTCCATATTCACAGATGAAGCCAGACTGCAGTACATGCTCAAAGTGGAAAGTGCCCTAGCATACGGCGAGTGGAAGAACGGGTTGATCCCGGAAGCCGCATACGCGGACATTTCAAGCGTTGTATCAAGCAATAGGGTCAAACTGGATCGTGTCAGGAAATTTGAGGAGGAAACAAGGCATGATGTGATGGCTATTATACTTGCATTGACAGAACAGTGTGGGCCAGGCGCCCCATTTGTCCATTACGGCGTAACTTCGAATGACATCCTCGATACTGCAACCGCACTGCAGCTAAAGGACTTCTACTCCTTCCTCCTCTCCGATCTTGCAAAGATGCAGGCTGTTCTTGTGGACCTGGTAGTCAGGCACAGGGATACAGTAATGGTCGGTAGGACGCACGGACAACAGGCAAGCCCCATAACTTTTGGATTGAAGATGGCGGTTTACCTCAATGAGATCAACAGGCATATAGAGAGGGTGAACGAGTCAAAGAGGCGTGTTCTTGTAGGAAAGATACTTGGACCCGTGGGAACCGGTGCGTCCCTGGGAGAAAAGGCACTGGAGGTACAGGACACGGTCATGAAGTTCCTCGGTATACACGCTGAGGAGGGTGCCACGCAAGTTGTGGACAGAGATCGTTACATCGAATATTTGCAGGTTATCTCCAATATTGCAACGTCTCTTGAGAAATTTACCACGGAGATCAGGAATCTGCAAAGAACCGAGATAGATGAAGTAGAGGAGTATTTTGACGAGAAGAGACAGGTCGGATCAAGTTCCATGCCCAGCAAAAGGAACCCGGTGGATTCTGAAAATGTTACCAGCCTGGCCAGATTCATACGGTCATTAGTGTACCCTGAATACGAGGCAGCGGTGACCTGGCATGAACGGGACCTGACGAACAGTGCACTTGAGCGCTTCACCATACCATATTCAAGCATTCTCATCGATCACATTTTGAACAAGACCGCCTCCATATTCTCAAGCCTGAAAGTCAACTCTGAGGGAATGCTTCAGACTGCACTGTCGAACGAACTGGCAATGTCCGAGAATATTGTAAAGCTGCTCGTCACGAAGGGCATGCCAAGACAGGGTGCACATGAACTGGTGCGCCTATCTTCCATGGAAGCTATTGAAAGTGGCAGGAAGGTGTCAGAGGTAATTCTTGAGAAGACAAAGATCGTTGCACAGGAGGATCTGAAACGCGCCATGAGACCGGAGTCATTTCTGGGGGTTGCAGGAGAGATATGCGATCTTTCCGTGGAAAAAGCAAGAAAATTGAGGGACTCTATGGGTGGTGATGCAAACGCCAGATGAGGAATCTCAGGGTACAGTTTGGGATAACATTATCTCCCTGCTGTCCGCGGATAGCATGTCCATATCTGCCATTGCAAAGCGCCTTTCAGAGAGGGGTACAAAACTTAATCGCCTGTTTCTTACCGGCTATCTGGAGGCAATGGTTAGAGTAGGAATATTGAATGTTAAGGAGATCAAACCTTCCAAGGTCTA is a window from the Thermoplasmatales archaeon genome containing:
- a CDS encoding adenylosuccinate lyase → MPVSPIEYRYGRKEVKSIFTDEARLQYMLKVESALAYGEWKNGLIPEAAYADISSVVSSNRVKLDRVRKFEEETRHDVMAIILALTEQCGPGAPFVHYGVTSNDILDTATALQLKDFYSFLLSDLAKMQAVLVDLVVRHRDTVMVGRTHGQQASPITFGLKMAVYLNEINRHIERVNESKRRVLVGKILGPVGTGASLGEKALEVQDTVMKFLGIHAEEGATQVVDRDRYIEYLQVISNIATSLEKFTTEIRNLQRTEIDEVEEYFDEKRQVGSSSMPSKRNPVDSENVTSLARFIRSLVYPEYEAAVTWHERDLTNSALERFTIPYSSILIDHILNKTASIFSSLKVNSEGMLQTALSNELAMSENIVKLLVTKGMPRQGAHELVRLSSMEAIESGRKVSEVILEKTKIVAQEDLKRAMRPESFLGVAGEICDLSVEKARKLRDSMGGDANAR